The DNA sequence tttctttaacttactttatttttaattttattttattaattacaaaattaaaagacaAATATGTCCTTCcaaaaactataaataaaaaacaagtaTTTTTAACcataacaatttaataaaaatattatttcggATTATATTATATGAAATGTGCTTCTACTCCTTACATTAAAAGTTTCTTTGATCACACTTGTTACGCAACCATGATTACATTAGTACCAAGGATAGAGGAAAAAAAATCTCTATTATTTGTTTGTCAACGATGTACTATCTTTTTTAAGGTAAGTATTTATTCTAAAAACAATTAGGAATACGAGTGCAAAGCCAGTTTTGAAGGTGGGCGACAAAATTCCATGTTGAGTGTCAACAATATGTAAGAAGTAAACATTTCATTTCCATGGTTACTAAACGAGAAGAAAAGCAAAGAAAATGGACCAAAAAGGGTAATATAATTCATTATTAGCCAAAAGtggtatatatacaaaatcaacCGAAGTGATACATACTCAAAATACAAGATATGGCATTTTGGCTTCAATGAGAAATGAAACAGAACACATTTAGAAGGAAGTAGCTTCATTTTCATTATTTATGTACGGATGGGAGAGGGAGATGGTAAAGGAGAAAATGGAGCTGCTTTGCCAACTTTAACCGCAATGGGACTCTTGGGATGTTTGTGAGCATTGGGTGATGACCTGCCATTGAGATTTCTGTGATGTTGGTTTCGAGAGTGTGAACTGCGCTCCATGTTATCCGACTCCACAAGATGTTCTAATGCTTTTACTACCTCTTTCATGGTTGGCCTGTACTTTGGCTCATTGGATATGCATTGGATTGCAATGTTTACTGCTTTTAGAGCTTCACTTACTGAGTACTGGCCTTCAATGCGAGAGTCGAAAATTTGGAGAACTTTTCGTTTGCTGGTCAGATAAGGTTTTGCCCATTCCACTAGATTGTGTTCTCCAGATGGTCTGTTTTGGTCTACTGCTCTTTTGCCCGACAACATTTCTAGCATAACCACCCCAAAACTGTACACGTCACTTTTGGCCGTTAAGTGACCTTTAAAGAAGAAATGAACCAAATGTCAGAAGAGAGTGAGCATTGTTTGTTATATCCAGCAGCAAAGGAAGTTACATATGATAAAAaaccttttttcttttcaaaactaGACTCCATGGGCATGACTATCCCTACAATATTTGACCATTTGAGCTACTTTTTGGGTGCATCTTTAAAAAAAGCTTTTCAAAGGTAGAACTGGTAAACATTTTAGCAGAAACTTCAGATAATGAAGTAATAAACACCTATTTTACTCCATAGGATCTTTCTAAAAAGATACATGAGTGATAACAAATGTGCAAGTAATGAAAGATTGAAGATACCTGTGGCCATATATTCTGGAGCTGCATATCCAAATGTTCCCATGACCCTAGTTGAGACATGGCTTCTATCATTAGCTGGACCATCCTTGGCCAATCCAAAATCAGACAATTTTGCATTATAGCTCTGTTAAATAACAATGGAAAAGAAGACCAGTAAGTCCAAGTAATATTTGATGAGAAGCTAAAGAGGTTTCACCAATGTCATATGCTTTTCACTTACAGAATCGAGCAGGATATTCGAGGTTTTAAAGTCTCGATAGATCACTCTAGCTTCATCACTGTGAAGGAACGCTAGACCCTTTGCAGCACCTAAAGCAACTTTTATTCTAAGGCTCCACGAAAGCGGTTGAAAGTAAGAAGCCCCTGTTGCATTCAAAGTTGCATTTCATATATTAGAACATCATTTCACTGAAAATGCTATTTATCAAAACTCAAGACCAGCTAAAGCAGTGAAGGAATTCAATAACTCACTCCTAAATAGATGGTTATCCAAGCTTCCCCGGGACATAAACTCATACACCAGAAGGCGATGATCATCCTCCAAACAGTAACCTATCAATCTCACAAGATTGGGATGTTTCAGCTGTCCAAGGAAGTCAATTTCTGTCTATAATTTGAGAAGAAACAAAAGTGTTAGAAATACAAAATGTGACCTATTCTATACACAATCTTTTCAAAGTGATTAGAGAAGGGTTCAGAATCAAAAGCATAATCAAGGGAACACTAGTAAACTTATCAAAGGTTGAAGTAAGGAGATGAAAATGGAAAGAAATCAAGGTAACTCACCAGCCATTCCCTGTGACCCTGAAGCCCTTCCTGGTTAAGCCGCTTTACTGCAATGACCAAACCAGTTCCGGGCTTGGCTGCTTTTAAGGAATTCTCCTCAACCCACCCCTTAAAGACGCTGCCAAAACCTCCTTCCCCAACCATACTGTCGGGACGGAAGTTCCTTGTGGCTGTTTTAAGTTCATTAAAAGTGAAGCACTTCATGTTGGATGACTGCAAAATCTCACCTTCTGTCCGAGGTGTTGAAGGTACTGAGGCTGAAGAGACTTTGCTTCCATAATTTGACTTAAGCCCTACAAATGGCAGATGCATGCATAATCAGACTAAGTTTATCATACGGAAAAGCTCGAAAAGTAAATTCAAGAAAGAAGAATCAAATCAATATATCTCAAACAGTTAATCTGCATATCTATTATCTACTCAATTGTGATCATTTTCATTAAATACTCCTTTCTTACTTTCCCTTTACTTGTcttcattttaatttttgaaaatagagCAACAATTTTCATGCAGATCCAGATTTGTAAAACTAATAAGCATTGATACCTAAAGTTGAAAATTCATTCAAACAACACACCAAAAcaccaaaacaacaacaaagctTCTATTTAATGTTCCATGAAAAGCCAAAAGCAGGAACAAGGAAGCTTAATTAGCTGCACTTTTCTCTATTACAGAAATAcaaaggaaagaaagaaagagattgaatTGGGTTAGTACCATTTCGATCTGGGCTCTCGGCTTTGATTCGAGAACTGCAACAGGAACCCATTAACACAGAACTCAAGCATGTACAAGACGAATATACTGAAAGCAGTCGTTTGAAGAAAGAAAGATATAAGAAACGAAAGTGTGAACAAGTTGAAACAGTGGTAAAAAAGCAAAAGCCCCGTGATTTGAATGATAACaagttctttattttttattttttttttaattgtgatCGTGTGAAAGCTAGAGGCTTTTTCAACACACAGGTTTAGCTGTCAGCCGCATAtgatatactaaaaaaaaaagggaagaaAAGGAAAATGAAAATGGCGAGACCGAGACAGAGACAGAGGGATGGAGAATAGGTTAAAAGTTAAGAGAAAGGTCTGTTTCGTGTGTTTGTGAACGTGAAAAATTGGAGTTTAGCGAGGGTGTTTGGATTGAGGGAAAGTTCTTATCAGCGAGACAAAAGTGAATCGTTTGACAAAGGTGAATCGTTGACTTGGCCTCTTTGGACTTTCTTTATCTGCAAGTTGGGTGAGAGAAATCCCACAAAGATTTTCAACCtaaaaaggtaaaaaaaaaacaaagaattgAATTGTAGAGATTAAGAAGAGTTTACCCATTTCTAGAAGGGTAAGTATTaacagagaaaaagaaaattaaatactaaTCATGTAAAACAAATTTGTGTAGTGGCAATAAGGGAGTGAGTAACTAATGATAAATAAATCCTTCAcggcccgtttggtacgcatgattggactggattggactgaaaaggattggactggactggacaagattAGATTATGCTGAAGGTAATCatgtgtttggtttaagaattgactggactattttatttatttccttttagaaaaaaaaaacttaaattaaataaaaatatataataataaattaaaattaaaatatataataataaataaataattcgtagcaaaaaaataataatatattatatataattaaaaatatatcataaatatataataaaatattttgttatattttttatttaataaataattaaaatagtaaaataaaaatacttgaataatatttaattgtttatcttaaacactaatttaatcactaatttaatataaatattaattttttaaaatatttatataaattttttagtaatttaaaaataatatataattttattgtcatatttttttcttagaatcaatttaagtaactattatttaattaataatattctaaattttaaaaacttatgtataataattcaaaattatacatttttactaattttaatgaataagtttttgataaaaaaaaatgtataaataaatgtgcgataattatttcctttaaattcttattaaatttaaaatgtattaataaaatttaaattaaaaaaacgataaaaaaaaaaatctcacctgcatgggattatttatcccaccctgctggatgggataaataatcccagacagatgaggttaactggattagttatccagacttctaacatgcccaaacactggattggacaaattaacctgtctaatccaatccagtcctgcgtaccaaacgggccctaaaagttttatttaggaaaaTACAAAGGGAAGGTCCGGAAGGAAggagtaattttttttagtgagaaaaaaagagtaatttaaggtgttaagcatgtaaaataaaaattaagaaatttgtgacgaaattttttttatgttttaatttttatacacttaacttctttatttattttttgtgacaaaaTCTCCTTAAGTTTACTTTACTTTCTAAATTTAAGGTGTCAGTTAGATATTACTGTTAAATACCAACTAGAATTGTATCGACTTCGAGGTTTTATCGTACATATGTATACAATGGTCATTCATTTGATATTTTACTATCGTGTCAAATTTACAAAGAAAACTAAACTTAAGGGGGTTTTGCTACCCAAAAAAAGATAAGAGAGTTAagtgtataaatattaaaacataaGAGGATTTCGCTGCAAATTGCTCTAAAAAGTAATATATCATTATTGATGTATTTTGTTGACCTCAAATTTGGTCAATCGACAACCGAATCGTATTTATGACTGATATTACTacgtgttatagtgagatttccaatgaaagctgaaatttccgtgagagacttctcgaagtttagacctcgctcaggataaaaccagcgagatattgCGAGTGCGACCTAAGTCGAACCACGTAACCATAATTCTCGTTAtacagggtagatccaactcgcatgtgtcagaacatgtgcgagtgtcccctctatatttccgcgaaaagcatagagaccaactctctatgatgcaaTTTGGTCCCAATGATCCAATAGCCCTGACAAGCCGATATAAATTCGCATGTCCAAGTTCTACCAGCTCAAACATGCGATGTATACAAGGGGCGATTACTTAagggcgcagacgttccaaacgtactgatgaccctgcgagctcaacaaacggaacatgaacagtcaactcgcagatgcgaaagacgcatacgttgatgaacttagtaactgttacgcatttattgatgttaacgttgtttggctttacttattgcaattcaatatgtaaataatggattaacaatgaatgtgatccttgtgtaaccgattggacacctactttgtatataaaggggtgatccaccaatggcacctacgaatcctttgctacagtggactaagcagatcacaatctgactgaaccactataattctttgtcttatttacattttccagccttgttgtttgttcttgcattcccagtcgagtactcgccattctaggtcgaatactcgcacttgtcacttccttgaaaattctcttttatattaattaaataatacattttggtgttgcgaaattcactcgacaacactaCGTGTATACAATAAGAACAAGTAAATAAAGAGACAGtatttttatagaggttcaacccCTTTAGTTAgcaggtaatgacctactctccTTTTGGTTGTATTGATACCAAAGATAATACAACTCAGATCACAAGTGTTGTGGATTCTAAAGTGACTCTTTTAAGATTGCAATGATGAGAATCAAGAAGCAAATCACAAGAGAGATGAGAGAGACTTAGTCTCTTCTACAATGTTTGAGGcgtagaagagagagagagaactaaAGTTCTTTAGAGCTTCACAGTTTAAAGACTTAAAGTGTTCTAGACTTAGGGCTTGAGACATAGCACTTTAGACCTAGAGAtattaggtttaggttagtgcTCTTTATATAGGAGAGCTTACAAGAAATGGTAGGTTGATATCTCTTCAAAAGAGGAGATACCACCtatttgttatataataaaataatagataaataaTATGTTAATTAGTCCCCAAGAATAGGTAAATAATTGAACTTTATCCCCTATTTTCATGGGTTGTTGAAGTCCAATTCGTGACTTGAGGTGTTGTCTAGGATGCAAGCTGCAGAGGCATAACAAGTGCTTGCCAAGACCAAGGTTGGTCAGCCCTTCCCTTTCTAGAGGTTGGCCGGCCTATGCTGGCCATAGGGCCCGCCATGGGGGTCCGACGAGGCCCCTTAAGTTGGCCAGTTCGTTATCTCTTTATCTCACTTAAGTATTCAGACTCCTCGTCAACGAATATGTTGTGTATGATGACTTGGCCTTCTTGTTGACAAGTTGTACTCTATGTGGCATTAATCTTGCCTACCAGGACATGCACGCCATGTAGGcaaaaattaagataatatttGCCCTCTAAGTCCCTGTGTGGACGTCTGTACGGATAGGGACTTTCTAGCTTCAATTTTGACTGCCTTAACCAGGCAGGTTTTACAATAAATCCatttatgaaatattttctattGTTTGGCTGCTCACATTCCCCAGTTggaaactaataatattttgcaTACTTGTGTTTTGCAGGATGCATGGTTTTTTGCTGCATGTTAAATGAGAGAGGGGCCCACCAAAAACTATATAAGCTTACTTGGTGTAACTCATTTTCATTCCACACTTTACAttctctctcttcaaaaaaGGAAACAAGGGAAAGCTCTTTACTTCCCCTTGAGGCTGAAGTACCCCTCCTCCAAAGCTTGAGATTCTTGCTTTGTTTCGACGATCCAAGCTTTCCATCGTCTACCTCGAAGGTTTTCACTAGTGGGTAAGCTTTCAAATCCCATTCTCTACTTATTTTCTTGGATTTGCCATTGTTGTGTTCAAGCTTTTCCATgctttatacattttttaattcTCACGTTAGATCGTAGTCTTTTTGGTATTTTGATCCGCATGATAGTTTTAGAATGCATAATGTGTGATTTCTTgacaaaaaatattcaattttgaTTGTCGTTGTGATTTTTGACTCTTTGAGTCACAAAGAACGCGTTTAAGTTTTGAAAAACACGCATTTTGATCCAAAACATACCCTGGCCGGCCCTAGGGGTCTTGTTTAAGACTTGGCTGGCTCTAGGGTTTCACCCTAGGAAGTTGGCCGGTTCATGCTTAGGTCTTAAGACCTTAGCCGGTTCTTGCATGGGTCATGCGATCCTGTTGGCCCTCTCAAAGCTTTGGGACCCTGGTTGACCTAGGCCTTGGTTCCAAAAGAGTGGCCAGTTTTCTGTCCTCTTTTGACTCAGCAAGAATCCTGTCATGGCCTTGTGAGCCTATACAACTTTAATCTCATACGTGGTTCCCTTAGAAATTTTGTATGACACTTTATGGTGAGTCTATTATAGTTGAATGCTTAACTTAAGACTCAACATTTATCCAAGTTGTTACACTTGAAACTATACTTCGTTGATACCCAACCTTGTACGATGAAATTTTCTAGCAAGTACCCTTGAGTATTGTTGACCAGAGTCTTGTCTAAACCTTGTCGCTTTGTTAGGTTACTCACCTCCCCTTATTTTTTGTGTGCAGATGATCTCAAGTGACTATTAGGGAGGTGACAACCGCGTCAACAAATATTTACTTAGTCTTCTCTTCGAGGACCAGTGTCCAGTTGATTCCTCTAGCAGCTCCTCAAGTGATCTCGAGGTTAGTGGTGGTTCATTATGGCAAGGATCAAGCTGACATGCTGCAGGGCACCACCTTATGACCCTTATATTGCTAGGTTGTGAGGAGGCTGCACAACCTCTGGATGACAGAGAGCTAGGGGCCGGCCAGGCTGAGGTACCTGTGGCCGAGCGAGATGAGGAGAGCTTGGATAACGAGTctaaaaataccatttatctttatagtaaggATTCAAAAAAAAGATTTTGTCTATAGCCCATTTCAACTTAAGGTCAGCCTTATCTCTGATGCATGgttttcttctcatttttctGAGACTGACAACttggttttattttttgtattctcTACGAAATCTTTTATTGTATCAACTTTTTAAGATATTTGTTAGAGAATATTACTAGTTTAGTTATCTATTTTTCTAAGGTATTTCCAGTTTATGTTCATAATCATGAATGAGCAGTACAGTTGGATGGATGGTGAACTAGTTTAAATGGTTTCTCCAACATTTCTTCAAGATGTATTATTCTCGTATTGTTTTTCaatgaaatttttgttaattgtttaaaatatataaataagtatTATAAGTAACTGCTAATTAATTATGAAGTATCATGTTAATGTTAAGTATCACGTTGATATTATACTAAATATCTAAAAGAGTTAATAGAAAAGACCAATGCTCGTTATTTATGATATGAAATTATCCCGGAACATTAGTTTCTTggcaatattaattttttttgttttttttaaaaaaaacttatttgtTTAACTTGTTTTTGAAAGGTTAAGTCTCTATTTGTtaaataatagaataattatcttttttactccctgtacttatgacactatactattatgccccttaatctattcagcttgttacaaatagtccttgtataattttatatgcatacatttagtccttctgtttattttgtttaaaaatactgtttgtattgatgatgtggtattataacaaaggatagagtagtaatttcatctctttttagagagaaaattgactatgaggtggctattagaatatttttatttatggaaattattttctaattaaggaaatgattttctatttaaggaaataaataaataattgattttctgataaatgaatattttatattcattaaatctggacaaaatcaattatgtaatattctatatatggtcagatttctatattcattacctgatttgatttcctgaattaattgtcaaaatattctgacaattaatgtggcacgaatcgatggagtatctcacctataaatatagggtctcggtccccgagctcctcactcattctgaattcattcagcaaattccatctaaagagagttgagagagcgaggaagcccgaactccaataccgaagctatcgcagggattgaagctcgaATCGAtatggctggaggtacatcgatcctttcattgcatatattattgatatgattacagtttattttccgcatttcatatcattgtatatgctatattacatacactatatatatagtctaacagttggtatcagagcggatttatctctgccttgattttatttgagtttcatatatatatatatacatacatatactgttcatatatatacatatttgttttcggttctgtatatatatatatttatattcataccatttatattatatatacattttaatcagtatatacatatatatatatatcttttattgttcatatatacatatatattatatactcatACATTCATACTCGtacctgtatatatatattttatatgtatatatgtttatatatatattgtatatcatatatatattttatcacttaataataatcataatattcatttttattatgtgatatatacatgcatatatatatacatgcatatatatatatataatcacgatCGGTCCATTTtagttttttccattttttatttttcggtgtttatttcgaattctaAATATATTGCTATGttcgtatagtattatagatcgatctaagcatTGAAAATCTATTGAAAAACTTAAGGATGGAATTTTTTTCCGGTTAAAACTTTTTCGGACCCGATTAATTTCgtgatattaaagtatatattttttcgtgtttttgtgcataaaatctatgtggatcttttttttatttgatttagaaccatttagatttgaaaacacgcaatttggtcgtcggaaacgcaatttccgatcgggtttgggtcgggttcgacggacccgcgtgcagaaaaacgggtcaaaatcgacccggtttggctgaagaagacgacgcaaacgacatgtcgttttccaaaaaacgacgtgtcgtttgcccaaaacgacgtgtcgtttgtcaaaaacgacgtgtcgtttgaaaGCCTTCAGTTTAGCTGTCGTtgttgaaaaacgacatgtcgtttttcacattgtggaaaacgacatgtcgtttatagTTTATGCCTCAGCCCTGCATTGagtaaaacgacgtgtcgtttttctgttagggaaaacgacgtgtcgttttcttcttcattttcagcccttcaaattttggaaaaacgacgtgtcgttttgctctttgcaaaaacgacatgtcgtttggcagtatggatttttcaaaaaaaaaaaaaataagggaaaaattccgaatttttgataaattttttatttatttggaatattaattattttcctattttgtgtgttaatttagtcaataaattgcatttagttaattttccatttttgtttaatacatatatatagtataaattgaaaatggaaatttgtttaaatttggtaatttattacatgatttatttaggcatgtaaaaattgtgctaatttgtgcatttaattatatattaccaaatttctgcaatttattgtctaaattaattttgaaaaatctgccattaatttcatattaaggaatttgcatttaattaatgatcatacattaattgtattattttgtatttaattgacaaatttatgtttaatgcaattaatttagatttgtatgatttaaatgctattcataaattccttttatagtgctagatatatttagaaatattcaaacattaagataggttgaatattttatttagcaattaagtttcattaaacttcataaaattattcataaaatattcataaaactttataaaatgaataaaatatgaataaaacgtaagtagttttgtggtttgacataagaaaacatgaacttgggacaaatgctcatatctagaacggtttttaatgatcttcggacgaccacactaggagcactaatctcagtgattgtctattatgttaacaacgaaattacttttaggtagagcccaatacctaatgtctaaagtgaaaatataattttttataattagggagtagccacagcatctttaattatataaaattatatattaattaaaattcaccttaatggacaaaacttgtaattaattatttggatataataattttaccccacagggattttattatatttttataattaattaggataatatattaagttaaattctcttaatttaccccacagggagttatgaggatttgaattaatatgttatcacaaattttaattaaagatagatttcattcctccattatttctaaattaaaaacttcattaaatctatcataaagttcatccaattttattagatttaaaatttagcccacaggcaattttagatttaataaaattttcatcttcatcatgtttctacattggtaaaacatgaattcattaaagcctcaattcttttaacatctaaatcttttgtaatcctattcttgcagctatttcatccacctctaaatatgctgaaatcactagtgaaatccctgagcttaggagtgacaaattcaaaatctggaaggaacgagttcttctccacctagcttgcactgacatggattatacaataaggaaagatgaaccagctgctatcactgatactagcactgctgctgagattgcactgcgtgaaaagtgggagcaatctaatcgtctctgcatcatgttcattatgtccagaattcctatgggaatgcgtggatcggtggagccacctgagaaggtgaaagactttatcaaagttatggatgagcagtttgacacttcagataaatccttgttcatcaacctcatccaagagttctcgtccacaaaactcaccggtgttaaaggagttcgagaacacatttctaaaatgagggacatcactgctcatttgaagaaactcgacgttatcattcctgataccttcctagttcattacatccttcacaatcttcctccacagtatgggcctttcaaaatttcctacaacacacataaagaaaaatggactatcaatgaattgatgaccatgtgtgttcaagaggaagccaggctcctacaggagcaaggagaaagtgttcaccacgaccactcaacctaagaaacgcaagccattcaagaagaacaaagggaaaaagcccatggctcccaaggctgccataaagaaagattccatcaaatgtttcttttgtaaacaaaagggacatgcgaaaagggagtgcagccagttcaagaaatggatggatgacaaaggtaatccaatttccttagtatgttatgaatctaatatggctaatgttaatcttaacacatggtggattgattccggttcaacaattcacataacaaattccttgcaggatattcaaaatctaaggaagccagtggcaagtgagcaaagcatcttatctggaaacaagatgggctcacatgtggaagctattggaacatgcaatttagttttaagtaatggttttattttaaagttagaaaagac is a window from the Cannabis sativa cultivar Pink pepper isolate KNU-18-1 chromosome 1, ASM2916894v1, whole genome shotgun sequence genome containing:
- the LOC115707758 gene encoding receptor-like cytoplasmic kinase 176 yields the protein MGSCCSSRIKAESPDRNGLKSNYGSKVSSASVPSTPRTEGEILQSSNMKCFTFNELKTATRNFRPDSMVGEGGFGSVFKGWVEENSLKAAKPGTGLVIAVKRLNQEGLQGHREWLTEIDFLGQLKHPNLVRLIGYCLEDDHRLLVYEFMSRGSLDNHLFRRASYFQPLSWSLRIKVALGAAKGLAFLHSDEARVIYRDFKTSNILLDSSYNAKLSDFGLAKDGPANDRSHVSTRVMGTFGYAAPEYMATGHLTAKSDVYSFGVVMLEMLSGKRAVDQNRPSGEHNLVEWAKPYLTSKRKVLQIFDSRIEGQYSVSEALKAVNIAIQCISNEPKYRPTMKEVVKALEHLVESDNMERSSHSRNQHHRNLNGRSSPNAHKHPKSPIAVKVGKAAPFSPLPSPSPIRT